The following DNA comes from Peribacillus sp. FSL E2-0218.
GGGGAATGTCTTCTCTTCGCTGCCTTAGTGGCGGAATGGAGAGGTTAAGTACATTCAAACGGTAAAATAAATCATTTCTGAACGTTTGTGCTTTCATTTGTTCCTCGATTTTTTTATTTGTTGCAGAAATGATGCGAATGTTAATGGGAATAATCTTCGAGCCGCCAATTCTTCTTATTTCCTTTTCTTGGATAACTCTTAATAAGCGAGATTGCATCGATAAACTGATATCCCCTATTTCATCCAAAAAGATGGTGCCGTTATCTGCAAGCTCAAACAGTCCTTTTTTACCTCCGCGCTGACCTCCAGTAAATGATCCGTCTTCATACCCGAATAATTCGCTTTCTAGCAGGCTTTCGGATAAGGCGCTGCAGTTTATGGGCAGAAAAGGCCCATTTTTTCTCAAGGAGTGCATATGAATGGCATGAGCAAACAATTCTTTGCCCGTTCCTGATTCTCCCTGGATGAGGATGGGGTGTTCTGCTAATGCGAGCTTTTTTGCGATCTGTTTAAGTTCTATCATTTTAGGATTTTTACAGAAAATGTCATCAAAGCTATACTTCGCGTAAAATCCTTTCTCGCGATATTTGCGCTGTGCTGTTTTTTCAATTTCGGATGCCTGGTGGACACTTTTAAAAACAGCAACGATGGATTGCTCTCCAATCATTGAATGACGGTATACGACAACCTCAACACCATGAATGCTAAAAAATTGACTCTCTTCCACACCCTCCAGGATGAATTGAACCACTTCGTTTTGAAGGATTACCGTATCAATCGGGCGGTTGATGACTACATCCGCCTGAATTTGAAAGAGTGCTTCAAGTTTTTGATTAAACACGGTTACTTCACTTGTTTCATTGATGACGAGTATTCCGTCATCAATCGTATTAACGACATTTTGGATGTGGTGATAGACTTCTTTTGTCTCCTGTTGGGATACAAGCAATTTTTGCTGCAATTCAATGATGCTTCTGATGTATCTTTCTGAAATTTGCAGGGCAACTTTTCCCTCCAGCCTGCAATGATCTACAATTCTTAAAATGGTGGTCATATCCAAAAGCCTGACGCCAATATCCAAAACCATCGGCAAATAGGCGGGGGCAAGTTCTGTTTCACCTGGTGATACAGCCACATCGATATCATCATAATAAGTATGATTCTTCTTGTAAGCTATAAAGCGAACATGATTGATTCCAAGTTGGTAAAGAGATTGAATCAGTTCCAATGTGACCTTGTATTCATCATTGATGACAAGTACGTTGGCTCCAGCCGGAATTGTGAGAAGTTTGTCCAAATGTTCATGGTGGACGGTACGTTGTCCGGTAATAAAGTTTACGGCATTCATATGGTTTAGATGACTGACTTCTTCTTTAAGGGATTCGGAGGAGAAGAGGATGACATCCGCTTCAAGACCAGCTGGAAGGCCCTCATCGACTGCATAGCTATCAATGTGCAGATAATCACCTAATAGCTGATGAAGTTGCTGATGCAGGGTGTGCCTTGTCTTGATGCCGCCTGTCAAAAGGATAAGTGATGGTTTCATAAGGGACATTCCCTTTCTTTGGTTGAATTGGTTTTATGATGGTGAGATATATGAACCATTTTAGACCATTAAACGATTGTTGTTAATAATAAAATTGCTTTTTTGATTGATATTTCATAATTTTCTTATTTCTCATTTCGTTCACAAGCACCGATTGAAAAATTCCCCCTAAGTATAGAGATGAGCATATTCCTATACGCACCCATCTCCCGTACCCGTCCCACTTAATGTGTCATTCAGATCCCATAGCAGTCGACTTATAAGTTGGCATGTATTTTGCATTATTACTTTTACAAATGTTACTTTCTCAAAAAAACGAAAAGGAGAACTATGGTAGGCGGGGAAGTATCATTTACTGGCTGAATGAAAAGGGGAGAAGAGATGTATGGCTCAAGTCGAAACAACGTATCAACCAGAAGGAAAAACAAAAAAAGATCGTAAAATTAATGTATTCGCATTATTGCTGGGTGTTTTGGTCATCGCAACGTTATTAACTTATGTGTTGCCTGCAGGAGATTATGGACGCATCGAGGTTGACGGAAGGACCGAAATCGACCCGGATACTTACAAAACGGCAGACCAAACCCCGGTAAGCCCATTTGGAGCTGTTAAGGCGCTTCATACTGGAATGGTTGAAGCAGCTAATATTATCTTCTTCGTTTTGATCATTGGGGGATTCTTTGGTGTATTAACCGCCACTGGGACGATAAATGTACTGATTACGACGCTTGCCAAAAGACTTGCAACCCGGGAGAAGTTGCTTATACCTGGCATGATGCTATTCTTCGCGATTGGCGGTTCACTTATGGGGATGGCTGAGGAAACACTCGCATATATCCCATTATTGATTCCGTTGGCGCTTGCACTTGGATTTGACGTTCTTACAGGAACGGCCATTGTTATCCTTGGGGCTTCGGCAGGTTTTACGACGGCCGTCATGAATCCGTTTACAGTCGGAATTGCTCAAGGCATCTCCGAGCTGCCGATGTTCTCTGGCATGTCGTATCGATTAGTGCTTTTCGTGATCGTTTATGCGGTATCTGTAACATTCGTCTACCGTCATGCCATGAAGGTGAAAAAGGATCCGTCAAGAGGATTTTATGGAAAATACAGCAAGAAAGAAGCTGATGTGCTCCTTAAGTCTAAAGAAAAACTTGAAACGAAACATAAGCTCATTCTTGGTGCATTTTTACTGAATTATGTGGTCCTTGCTTTCGGAGTGATTAAATACAAATGGTATATTACGGAAATTGCAGCGCTTTTTGTAATGTTGACAATCGTCATAGGAGTCATTGGCAGGCTATCTGCGGATAAGATTGCGAAATCGTTTGTAGATGGATCATCTTTATTGATTGGCGGAGCCTTAATTATAGGAGTTTCCCGTGCAACTCTTGTTGTTCTAAATGAAGGGCACATTATTGACCCGATGCTTCATGGGGTTTCCGATACGCTAAAGCATATCCCGGCGTTCTGGAGTGTGATTGGCATGTATAACTTCCAGGCCATTATCCATTTTATCCTTGCCTCGGGAAGCGGACACGCCATGCTGACGATGCCAATCATGACACCGCTTGCTGATTTGCTTGATATTACTCGACAGACGGCAGTTCTTTCGTTCTCATTTGCTGATGGAATAGGGAATATTATTTTTCCGACGGCAGGCACGTTAATGGCAGGACTCGCTATTGCGGGCATTCCCTGGACAAAATGGGCCAAATGGGTTCTGCCGCTAGTCTTCATTCAATACCTCATTGGTTTAGCCGCTGTTGTAATCGCTCATTTAATGAATTACGGACCATTCTAATCATGTTATAGAAACAGCTTAGAGAAATAGGAGGAAAGAATTTGCTTACTTTAATAAAAAATGCAGAAGTGTATGAACCTCAGTATCTTGGCCGGATGGATGTGCTGCTTGCGGGTGGCAAAATAGTCTATATCCAAAATGATATTGACCTGGATAACTCATCTATTGATGTGAAAATAATTGATGCATCGGGAAAAATTCTCGTGCCTGGTTTTATTGATGCCCATGTACATTTAATCGGCGGCGGCGGGGAAGGAGGCTTTAGGACTCGCACTCCGGAAATGAATTTAACGGATGCTACGATGGCAGGCATTACAACAGTCGTTGGAGTGTTAGGTACGGATGGAACAACAAGACGGATCGAGAGTCTTCTGGCAAAGGCCCATGCATTGGATGAAGAGGGGATTACGGCGTACATCCACTCTGGCTCTTATCAAATTCCCGTGAAAACCTTGATGGGCAAAATTGAAGAGGATCTGATTTTTATTGAAAAAATAATCGGTGTCGGTGAAATTGCCATATCCGACCATCGCTCTTCCGAACCGACACTTGATGAACTTGTGAAGATAGCGGCTGCAGCACGTAATGGCAGTTTAATCACCGGAAAGGCAGGGTTATTGGAAATACATGTAGGCGATAGTGAACGCAGGCTGGAGCTCCTTTTTGAAATCGCCGAAAAGACGGATATACCGATACATCACTTTCACCCGACTCACATAAACAGAAATCAAGATTTATTCGAAGAGGGAATACGCTATGCAGAAATAGGGGGGTATGTAGACTTAACGACAAGCACCACCCCTCAATTCCTAGAGGAAGGGGAAGTGAAATGCAGTAGCGGGTTACGACAGATGCTTGAGAGTGGGGTGCCTATTATCCAGATTACTTTCTCCTCGGATGGACAGGCAAGTCTTCCTTATTTTAACCAAGACGGTGAGTTCGCCGGTCTGCAAGTCGGCAATGTTTCTTCTCTTTTCCACGAGGTCCGTGACGCTGTAATGGATGAAGGCGTTCCGCTTGAAACAGCAATTCAGGTCATCACTGCTAATCCGGCACGTATCTTAAAACTGAAAAATAAAGGGAAAATCGGGGTGGAGATGGATGCTGACCTCGTGTTGCTCAAAAAAGATACGCTAGCTATCGATACGGTCATTGCAAGAGGAAAAGTGATGGTAGAACGAGGTGTCCCGATCATTAAAGGGACATTTGAAAAATAATAGGATGATAGGGAGTGAAAAGGAATGAGACAGTTAATGAAGGTATGTATGATGGTAGGTTTGTTTGCTTTTTATTGCCAAGGGAATTTTGCATATGCTGCAAGCGGGGACTATCAGTATAGCAGCTATGGAAACACCGGAAATGTAACAACTGCCACTTCTTATGGCATTAACTTGATGGGAGGCGGAACGGACGTGGATGAAGCGATGCTGTGGATGGCCAAAAAAGCCAATCAAGGTGATTTTGTCGTTCTCCGTACTTCAGGATCGGACGGATATAACCAATACCTTTACGATTTGGCCCAGAGCAATAACGCTAAGCTTGATTCAGTCGAGACGATCGTGCTGAACAACAAATATGCTTCAAGTGACTCGTATGTATTGGATAAGGTCCGTAAGGCGGAAGCAGTCTTTTTTGCCGGAGGAGATCAATTCAATTATGTCGATTTCATCAAAAATACGGCTCTTGAGGATGTACTTAACCAGCAGATTCAAAATAATGTTCCGATTGGAGGAACAAGTGCAGGGCTCGCGATCATGGGGCAATTCGTCTATGATGCTAAAAACGGATCCGTCTATTCAGATGAAGCACTGGCAAATCCGAATAACCGCTATATGACATTTACAAGAGATTTTCTGAATAACCGCTATTTATCAAGTACGATTACAGATACCCATTTTGAACAGAGGGACCGGATGGGAAGATTTATCGGGTTCATGGCGAGGAATGTATCGGACGGATGGACGAACCAATCTAAAGGCATTGCTGTCAATGAACAAACGGCTCTTCTTGTCGAACAGGACGGAACGGCGAAGGTTGTTGCTCAGCCAGGCGGCAGCAACCAATCCGTATATATGGCGAAAACAACGGCCGCTCCTACAAGCAGCATAGGCAAGCCATTGACTATAAAAACTGTTGACCTCGTCAAGTTAAGACCCGGAAATACGTTCAATCTTCAGACATGGACGAGCAGTAATGGATATTCCTATAAACTTTCTGCCCAAAATGGGGCCTTAAGTTCAACAAGTGGGTCCATATATGGAAATTAAAATAGGGGGAGGAGTAAAAGTGAAAATGATCATTAATACGGCAATTACCGCCTTTTTGCTAGCATCGGTCTGCTATTTGCCGCCAGGAAAGGCTAGTGCTCACCCTAAGGAAGAAATCAAAGGAAGTCTCGTTATTGCAGGAGGCTCATTGGGCAGCAGCAACAAGGATATTTATGAATCTTTCATAAAACTCGCCGGGGGGGTCAAAAAAGCGAAAATCGGTATTGTTCCGGCTGCTAGCGGAAGTTTGAAATCCTCCAAGGAATTTAGGGCAGATCTTGTGAAGTATGGAGTCAAAAAGGCGGATATCAAAATCCTGCCGATATCGAATCATAATTTCAGTGATACTGATTTGGATGAAAAATCGTGGAAGAACAATGTCCACAGCAAAGCAGTTGTCCGGCAGATCGAGGATCTTTCAGCCATCTGGTTCGTTGGAGGCGACCAACTTCGGATAACAGATACATTATATGATGCCAAGGGAAAGAGTACGTTGGCGCTTGAGGCGATTTGGAACGTGTATCGAAAAGGAGCTGTCATTGGCGGAACAAGTGCAGGCGCGGCCATTATGAGTGATGTTATGATTGCGGGCGGTGATAGCTTAGGCGGCCTGAAAGGTAAATTTACAGGGAAGTCCGAGTCTGCAAAAAACAAAGAGTACGAGCCTGTCCGGATTGAGAAGGGGCTTGGTTTCTTCCAATATGGAATCATCGATCAGCATTTTGATGAAAGAGGAAGACTCGGGCGTTTAGTAGCAACTGCCGTAAATTACGAAAAGCAAAAAAAGAAATATAATGCTTATGGTATTGACGAAGATACCGCGTTGATTGTCAACAATCAAGAAAAAACGGCCGAAATTGCGGGCAGGGGCGGAGTGACGGTTGTCGATTCAAGTAAAGCAAAAGAACATAAGGGTAAGATCAATAATGTCTCCATTAGCCTTTTATCTCCTGGTGACAAGATTGATCTGAAGACAAAATCATTTACGATTCATTCAAAAAAGGATGCTACTAAAGGGAATGAGTACCACCAATTTAAACCTTTGGAAGCAACGGGAGTGCTGACTTCATATGGCAAATTAAAACCTTATTTGTCCTATTCGCTCGTTGATAATTCTTCCACTGACTCCGTAAAAAGCTATTTATACGACAGCAGAGGATCGGGATTTTCCTTAACCTTTAGTAAAACGAAACAGACAAATGGGTTTTGGGGCTATCAAGATGGACAAAAAGATGATTATTCCATTACGAATGTGAAAATGGATGTTGCCCCTGTTTCGCTCCAATTTAAAACAGACAAGCAAGCTTTCAAGCACTATCAAGAATCTAATTTTGCACTTCCCAAAAGAACGGAGCGCGGAACCATCAAAGGAAATCTACTCATCGCGGGTGGAGCGCTTGGATTAAGTAACGAAGATGTGTATAAAAAGTTTATTGAACTGACCAAGGCAGGCACTGATGCTAAAGTAGGCATCATCTCTGCCGCTAGTGGAAGCTTAAGCTCCTCAAACGCCTTCAAAAGCGATTTATTAAAGTATGGCTTGAAAGAAGAAAATATCAAGATCCTCCCTATTTCAACACATGATTTCAAAGGAACATTGGAGGACGAATCTAGTTGGAAGGAAAACAGAAATCGTGATGGTGTCGCTGCCGAAATAAAAAACCTTGATGCCATCTGGTTTGTGGGCGGAGATCAGACGTATATTACAGAAGCATTATTCAATCCGGATCAAACCGAATCAAAAGCATTAAAAGCGATTTGGGATGTGTATAAAAAGGGTGCTGTTTTAGGAGGAACAAGTGCAGGGGCAGCGATTATGAGCGATGTCATGCTTGCCGGCGGAGGTAGCTTGGAAACACTTACAAAAGGATTTACAGACACGTATAACGGAATGGAGCAGCAAGAAGGCGGACCGGGTTACCTTGAACGGGGACTTGGCTTTTTCCAATATGGACTGATCGATCAGCATTTCGATAATAAAGCAAGGCTTGGCAGACTTATAGCAACGGCACATGAAAAAGGCGACCGTAATCAGCTGTCATATGGAATTGATGAAGACACAGCAATCGTTGTCAATAATCTCAAACAGAAGTTGGAAGTGGTCGGCCGTGGAGGGGTAACCGTTATTGATTTATCGAAAGTAAACACCGATCCTAAAATAAAAAGCGGATACAAAAACATTTTACTTTCTACAATCGCACCAGGGGATAGCGTTGATTTAAGAACGAAAGGGATTCACATCAGTCCACACAAAGTCCGTACAAAAGGAAGTGAATATGGAGATTTTGAGGTAGCTCCTCATTCAGGTGTGTTGACGGAGCACGGCACATTAAGCAAATTCCTATCTTATCAGCTTGTCGATAACAGCGGAGAGAAGGAAGTGAAAGCGTATTCGTTTGATAAAGGAAAAGGAGTAGAGCTTACATTCAGAAAGACAAAAAAGACGGATGGATTCTGGGGATACAAGGACGGAAGCAAAGATGATTATTCAGTCGTGAATGCTGTTCTGGATATTACGCCCATTGCAGTAAAGAATGAATAAAGTACGCCGAATAGATTCAAACCTGCCGGCACACCCAATCATGATTGGGTGGGCCGGCAGGTTTTTTATCGTTGAAGCGCTCGTTTATCCAATCCAAGACTTCTCGGCGACCTTTCCGCCAGCAGGGTATTCCCTTATACCCCTTTTGGAGGAGACACTCATTTTCAATTAGTCTTGTGCTTTGATAAGAACTCCTTAAAGGTGAGATCTTCGACCAACTATGTTCGTTCATTTTGAGATTTCCTCATTTCCTTCCGGTTCAGAATTTTATCTATCTTACAAGTATTGAAGAGATGCTAGGCTCCAAGTGAATGCTTACTTATATCAATACTTTACACCATGGTAAACCTTGCCATTCCATTTTTCACTGCGTAAAAACCTTTTCATTTCTTATAAAGGAGATAATTTGTTAGGTCCAATGAATTCGCTAGTTTCGTAACATTGTTCTGCAGAGACATTATATAGGAAACATTCGGTGGGGATGGCCTGGCGTTATTTACTATATTCGCCGAACTCCTCATCCTTTGGCTAACTCTACTTTAGGTAATATTTATACTTATGGTATAATAAATTAGACTTGTGTTATGTTTCCTGTATACTAATAATGCTGGATATACTTAAAAAAAGCAGGTGGTTAGTATGGGAAGAGTACAAGGTAAAGTGGCATTAGTGACTGGTGGAGCCTCAGGAATAGGGTTATCGATATCGGCATTGATGGCTAAAGAAGGTGCGAAAGTCGTGATTGCCGATTTTAACGAAGCAGGAGCAAAAGGAGCGGCCGAAAATATTACAAACCAAGGCGGGGAAGCAGTTGGGATATTCCTGGATGCAGGGCAAACGGATTCGATACAAGCGGCTGTCGACTTTACGGTTGAACAATATGGAACGATTACGGTACTGGTTAATAATGTAGGTTTGTCTAACTTGCAAAAAGATCTCGATGTCGTGAATCTGGATTTGGAGGAATGGGACAGACTTATGGATGTTAATTTAAAAAGCGTGTTATTGGGAAGTAGATTTGCGATTCCCCACATGATCAAAGCTGGGGGAGGGGCCATAATCAATACCGCATCGATGGGCGGCTTTGCAGGAGACTCCGTGCGGTCTGCATATGGAGCCTCCAAAGCGGGGGTGGTGAATTTGACGCGTTATATAGCTGCCCAGTACGGGAAAGATCATATCCGTTGTAACGGAGTGGCACCAGGTCTTATTTTGACCCCTGCTGCCGAAAATAATATGCCTCCTGCCGTGCTTGATATATTTGCCAAGTTTAATGCTTTGCCATATCATGGTGAAGCCGATGATATTGGTTATACCGTTCTATTCCTTGCATCTGATGAGTCCAAATTCATTACCGGTCAGACGATTCAAGTGGAGGGCGGTCACTACATGGCTAATCCGAGCATCTCGGATTTCAACGATTATGTAGCGAAACAGTCGAAATGGACAACTGAATCTTCATGACAAAACCCTGGATAAGCTTTTGCCTTATCCGGGGTTTTTAGGTAGAATCCCATTAGTGAAATAACCATAAGGGAGGTGTTTATCCATGAAGGATGCGCAATATGATGAACTGCTTAATATTAAAACAGAAGGCGAACAAAAAAAATTCTATCAATCCTTGCATTATCACCGTTATGAGCCAACACCTTATAAGGCACTAGAGCACTTATTCCAAAATTATGAACTCAGCAGGCATGATCGCATTGTCGATTTTGGAAGTGGGAAAGGACGATTGAATTTTTTCATCCACTATTTATATCAAACATCCGCAGTAGGCGTGGAGATGAACCAACAATTCCATAAAGAAGCGATCGGGAATCTGAAAAGTTATCGAAAGAAGTGGAAAAATAACAATGGCAACATCGAATTCAGTTGCTGTTTGGCACAGGAATATGAAATTGATTCAAGGGATAATCGGTTTTATTTCTTTAATCCGTTTTCCATCCAGATTTTCATGAAGATCATCAATAATATCATGGTTTCTTATGAAAAAGAACCGCGCCAAATGGAACTGATCCTCTATTATGGGTCACAGGATTATAATTTTTTCCTGGAAAATCAAACCTTCTTCGAGCTGAAGCAAGAGGTGGATTTACCAAGCATGACTGAAGCGAATCCTTTTGAGAAATTTGTCATCTATCAATTATCGATATGACTTCCTTGGCGAGTATGTAAAAGCCCCCAAGCAGATGGATGGCTTGGGGGCAAAATCTATAAAACAATGAATGCAATACGTGAATGCTTAATTTACAGCATATTGTAAAGTCCTTTGTGGTTGAAGCTCATCTTGCTTTTCTATGTAAAGTTGATGCCATATCATGAAAGTCAAAATGGTCCATAGTTTTCGACTGTTATCCATTTTATCATTGACATGATTTTCAAGTAATTGCATGATTTGTTGTTTGTTAAAAAGGTAATCAGTTTGGCTCTCATGGATCAGCTTCACTGCCCAATCGTATAATTCATCCTTTAGCCAATGGCGTATCGGAACTGGGAAGCCAAGCTTCTTTCTGCTCCAAACATGTTCTGGTACGATTCCCCGGGCAGCTTTTCGGAGCATATATTTCGTCGTTCCATTTCTGACTTTTTGATCCATGCTCAATTTTGATGCCGTGTTGAAAACACGTGTATCCAGGAATGGAACTCTTACCTCTAAAGAATTCGCCATCGACATTTTATCAGCTTTCAATAAGATATCACCTTTGAGCCATGTCTGAATGTCAATGTTTTGCATTTGTGTAATCGGATCATAGTCTAATGAGCTTGAATAAATGGGGCTGGTCACTTTTCCGTTTTCTAACCCATTCTGATAATTCACGAGTAATTCCTTCTTCTCTTTTTCGTTGAAAATATTTGCATTTCCGATATATCGATCTTCTAATGCTGTAACCCCGCGCTCTATGAAACTCTTTCCTTTAACGCCTTCTGGCAATACGGAAGAAAGGGTTTTTAACACATGGTTAAGCGGAGTTGGAATATAGGAAAACATCCGCAGGGAATGCGGCTCCCGGTATATATTGTATCCGCCGAATAACTCATCTGCTCCTTCCCCGGACAAGGCGACTTTGACGTGCTTTTTAGCTTCCCGCGCGACGAAATATAGCGGGACGGCAGCAGGGTCCGCTAAAGGGTCATCCATATGCCAAATGATCTTGGGAAGTTCGGCCAGGAATTCTTCAGGGCTTATGATATAACTTATATTCTCTAGATGTAAGGCGGCAGCCGTTTCCTGTGCAACGTTTATTTCACTATATCCATCTCTTTCAAACCCAACGGAAAAAGATTTGATTTTCGGGTTGATTTGTTTGGCGATGGAACAAATGAAAGATGAATCAATGCCCCCCGAAAGGAATGAGCCAACTGGCACATCACTTCTCATATGTACGTTCACCGAATCAATTAAAGTCTCCTGGATTTCTTTCGTGACTTTTGAATCTTCCATATTGGAAGGATGGAAGGTGGGGTGCCAAAACTTGGTGATATCCATTTTCTTTCCGGGCTCTTTAGTGAAATAATGCCCAGGCAATAGCTTTTTAATGTTTTTGGATAAGGTGGATGGTTCGGGAACATATTGAAAACTGAGATAATGC
Coding sequences within:
- a CDS encoding sigma 54-interacting transcriptional regulator, translated to MKPSLILLTGGIKTRHTLHQQLHQLLGDYLHIDSYAVDEGLPAGLEADVILFSSESLKEEVSHLNHMNAVNFITGQRTVHHEHLDKLLTIPAGANVLVINDEYKVTLELIQSLYQLGINHVRFIAYKKNHTYYDDIDVAVSPGETELAPAYLPMVLDIGVRLLDMTTILRIVDHCRLEGKVALQISERYIRSIIELQQKLLVSQQETKEVYHHIQNVVNTIDDGILVINETSEVTVFNQKLEALFQIQADVVINRPIDTVILQNEVVQFILEGVEESQFFSIHGVEVVVYRHSMIGEQSIVAVFKSVHQASEIEKTAQRKYREKGFYAKYSFDDIFCKNPKMIELKQIAKKLALAEHPILIQGESGTGKELFAHAIHMHSLRKNGPFLPINCSALSESLLESELFGYEDGSFTGGQRGGKKGLFELADNGTIFLDEIGDISLSMQSRLLRVIQEKEIRRIGGSKIIPINIRIISATNKKIEEQMKAQTFRNDLFYRLNVLNLSIPPLRQRREDIPLLIHHYITKNGNWIKVEHSLMDWLKRAEWDGNIRELKNTLDYMLTVCNGTILTKDDLPQHQTAQLSEDKVAPPQNTLEQSEHRMILKIVMQCNEAGKAASREYISTKTKEQHASLSLSPQQVRRRLDDLEQKGLIIKRKGRGGTRITEVGMNYLESLL
- a CDS encoding C4-dicarboxylate ABC transporter permease is translated as MAQVETTYQPEGKTKKDRKINVFALLLGVLVIATLLTYVLPAGDYGRIEVDGRTEIDPDTYKTADQTPVSPFGAVKALHTGMVEAANIIFFVLIIGGFFGVLTATGTINVLITTLAKRLATREKLLIPGMMLFFAIGGSLMGMAEETLAYIPLLIPLALALGFDVLTGTAIVILGASAGFTTAVMNPFTVGIAQGISELPMFSGMSYRLVLFVIVYAVSVTFVYRHAMKVKKDPSRGFYGKYSKKEADVLLKSKEKLETKHKLILGAFLLNYVVLAFGVIKYKWYITEIAALFVMLTIVIGVIGRLSADKIAKSFVDGSSLLIGGALIIGVSRATLVVLNEGHIIDPMLHGVSDTLKHIPAFWSVIGMYNFQAIIHFILASGSGHAMLTMPIMTPLADLLDITRQTAVLSFSFADGIGNIIFPTAGTLMAGLAIAGIPWTKWAKWVLPLVFIQYLIGLAAVVIAHLMNYGPF
- the iadA gene encoding beta-aspartyl-peptidase, translating into MLTLIKNAEVYEPQYLGRMDVLLAGGKIVYIQNDIDLDNSSIDVKIIDASGKILVPGFIDAHVHLIGGGGEGGFRTRTPEMNLTDATMAGITTVVGVLGTDGTTRRIESLLAKAHALDEEGITAYIHSGSYQIPVKTLMGKIEEDLIFIEKIIGVGEIAISDHRSSEPTLDELVKIAAAARNGSLITGKAGLLEIHVGDSERRLELLFEIAEKTDIPIHHFHPTHINRNQDLFEEGIRYAEIGGYVDLTTSTTPQFLEEGEVKCSSGLRQMLESGVPIIQITFSSDGQASLPYFNQDGEFAGLQVGNVSSLFHEVRDAVMDEGVPLETAIQVITANPARILKLKNKGKIGVEMDADLVLLKKDTLAIDTVIARGKVMVERGVPIIKGTFEK
- a CDS encoding cyanophycinase, producing MRQLMKVCMMVGLFAFYCQGNFAYAASGDYQYSSYGNTGNVTTATSYGINLMGGGTDVDEAMLWMAKKANQGDFVVLRTSGSDGYNQYLYDLAQSNNAKLDSVETIVLNNKYASSDSYVLDKVRKAEAVFFAGGDQFNYVDFIKNTALEDVLNQQIQNNVPIGGTSAGLAIMGQFVYDAKNGSVYSDEALANPNNRYMTFTRDFLNNRYLSSTITDTHFEQRDRMGRFIGFMARNVSDGWTNQSKGIAVNEQTALLVEQDGTAKVVAQPGGSNQSVYMAKTTAAPTSSIGKPLTIKTVDLVKLRPGNTFNLQTWTSSNGYSYKLSAQNGALSSTSGSIYGN
- a CDS encoding cyanophycinase → MIINTAITAFLLASVCYLPPGKASAHPKEEIKGSLVIAGGSLGSSNKDIYESFIKLAGGVKKAKIGIVPAASGSLKSSKEFRADLVKYGVKKADIKILPISNHNFSDTDLDEKSWKNNVHSKAVVRQIEDLSAIWFVGGDQLRITDTLYDAKGKSTLALEAIWNVYRKGAVIGGTSAGAAIMSDVMIAGGDSLGGLKGKFTGKSESAKNKEYEPVRIEKGLGFFQYGIIDQHFDERGRLGRLVATAVNYEKQKKKYNAYGIDEDTALIVNNQEKTAEIAGRGGVTVVDSSKAKEHKGKINNVSISLLSPGDKIDLKTKSFTIHSKKDATKGNEYHQFKPLEATGVLTSYGKLKPYLSYSLVDNSSTDSVKSYLYDSRGSGFSLTFSKTKQTNGFWGYQDGQKDDYSITNVKMDVAPVSLQFKTDKQAFKHYQESNFALPKRTERGTIKGNLLIAGGALGLSNEDVYKKFIELTKAGTDAKVGIISAASGSLSSSNAFKSDLLKYGLKEENIKILPISTHDFKGTLEDESSWKENRNRDGVAAEIKNLDAIWFVGGDQTYITEALFNPDQTESKALKAIWDVYKKGAVLGGTSAGAAIMSDVMLAGGGSLETLTKGFTDTYNGMEQQEGGPGYLERGLGFFQYGLIDQHFDNKARLGRLIATAHEKGDRNQLSYGIDEDTAIVVNNLKQKLEVVGRGGVTVIDLSKVNTDPKIKSGYKNILLSTIAPGDSVDLRTKGIHISPHKVRTKGSEYGDFEVAPHSGVLTEHGTLSKFLSYQLVDNSGEKEVKAYSFDKGKGVELTFRKTKKTDGFWGYKDGSKDDYSVVNAVLDITPIAVKNE
- a CDS encoding SDR family NAD(P)-dependent oxidoreductase, producing the protein MGRVQGKVALVTGGASGIGLSISALMAKEGAKVVIADFNEAGAKGAAENITNQGGEAVGIFLDAGQTDSIQAAVDFTVEQYGTITVLVNNVGLSNLQKDLDVVNLDLEEWDRLMDVNLKSVLLGSRFAIPHMIKAGGGAIINTASMGGFAGDSVRSAYGASKAGVVNLTRYIAAQYGKDHIRCNGVAPGLILTPAAENNMPPAVLDIFAKFNALPYHGEADDIGYTVLFLASDESKFITGQTIQVEGGHYMANPSISDFNDYVAKQSKWTTESS
- a CDS encoding methyltransferase, with translation MKDAQYDELLNIKTEGEQKKFYQSLHYHRYEPTPYKALEHLFQNYELSRHDRIVDFGSGKGRLNFFIHYLYQTSAVGVEMNQQFHKEAIGNLKSYRKKWKNNNGNIEFSCCLAQEYEIDSRDNRFYFFNPFSIQIFMKIINNIMVSYEKEPRQMELILYYGSQDYNFFLENQTFFELKQEVDLPSMTEANPFEKFVIYQLSI
- the asnB gene encoding asparagine synthase (glutamine-hydrolyzing), whose amino-acid sequence is MCGFVGYIQTYPKAINSNMVDTIKKMNTIITHRGPDDEGYFFDDYVNFGFRRLSIIDIENGNQPLSYENERYWIIFNGEIYNHIELRKELIDGGYEFTTHSDTEVILALYSSLKEQAVQSLRGMFAFVIWDKIEEKLFGARDHFGIKPFFYCEQDEVTYFASEKKSILTTMSEELDVDSLQHYLSFQYVPEPSTLSKNIKKLLPGHYFTKEPGKKMDITKFWHPTFHPSNMEDSKVTKEIQETLIDSVNVHMRSDVPVGSFLSGGIDSSFICSIAKQINPKIKSFSVGFERDGYSEINVAQETAAALHLENISYIISPEEFLAELPKIIWHMDDPLADPAAVPLYFVAREAKKHVKVALSGEGADELFGGYNIYREPHSLRMFSYIPTPLNHVLKTLSSVLPEGVKGKSFIERGVTALEDRYIGNANIFNEKEKKELLVNYQNGLENGKVTSPIYSSSLDYDPITQMQNIDIQTWLKGDILLKADKMSMANSLEVRVPFLDTRVFNTASKLSMDQKVRNGTTKYMLRKAARGIVPEHVWSRKKLGFPVPIRHWLKDELYDWAVKLIHESQTDYLFNKQQIMQLLENHVNDKMDNSRKLWTILTFMIWHQLYIEKQDELQPQRTLQYAVN